A genome region from Candidatus Abyssobacteria bacterium SURF_5 includes the following:
- a CDS encoding 2-hydroxyacyl-CoA dehydratase, with amino-acid sequence MGLCFVSSSGTREYPPPFSNVYLRRTTCSRFHLIYTKQKHFARMPTKRWGMAEAKGTGSIYGPKGVEWRLSPKQNHRPFPSPKLLCSRRRSPKPFDTFHPPRYTSLSLCRVFLLRDRPMETDKAASSPMADFSFFRQAVARWHEQARELAMTRKIMGYFCDFVPEELLDAAGFIPMRIIGTRKPISLADKYLQSNVCSFARSSLELVLDGTYRYLSGVVVPHSCDVITKMYDLWAYRAGYPDFCHYLWYPHKVNDPTARSAFIDEARRLKTSIEQHTDSPITEQSLRESIVRYNENRRLLQKLYALRKNTLSPLTGTESLFITLSSMLMPKEDHSLRLRELLDALASSQTLEKRRPRILLSAAALDDVELISAIENLGGLVAVDDSCTGFRYFWQEVRENGDPIEAIADRYLQKIPCPRTFDSGARIDFLMNNIDDYAVDGVIMYILRCCDAHLFQMPDLQRKLKAKGVPVLYLQGDHSAAISEETKNRIAAFLEMLGG; translated from the coding sequence ATGGGCTTGTGTTTCGTCTCGTCTTCTGGAACACGCGAGTATCCTCCCCCGTTTTCCAATGTGTACTTACGCCGCACAACCTGTTCCCGATTTCACTTAATATACACGAAACAAAAACATTTTGCCAGAATGCCGACCAAGCGATGGGGAATGGCCGAAGCGAAGGGGACTGGCTCCATTTATGGCCCGAAGGGCGTAGAATGGCGCCTGTCCCCGAAGCAAAACCACCGTCCCTTCCCGTCCCCGAAACTTCTCTGTTCCCGAAGACGAAGCCCAAAACCATTTGACACTTTCCACCCGCCTCGATATACTTCCCTTAGCCTCTGTCGCGTGTTTTTGCTCCGGGACCGACCAATGGAAACAGACAAAGCCGCTTCTTCTCCTATGGCCGATTTTTCCTTCTTCCGCCAGGCGGTCGCACGCTGGCACGAGCAGGCGCGCGAGCTTGCGATGACGCGGAAGATCATGGGCTACTTCTGCGACTTTGTCCCCGAGGAACTGCTCGACGCAGCCGGTTTCATTCCGATGCGAATCATCGGAACCCGCAAACCCATCTCGCTCGCCGACAAGTATCTGCAGTCGAACGTCTGTTCTTTCGCGCGCAGCAGCCTCGAACTTGTGCTTGATGGCACCTATCGGTATCTTTCGGGAGTAGTCGTCCCCCACTCGTGCGACGTTATCACGAAAATGTACGACCTCTGGGCCTACCGCGCCGGATACCCCGACTTCTGCCATTACCTCTGGTATCCGCACAAAGTCAACGACCCCACCGCCCGCTCCGCCTTTATTGATGAAGCGCGCCGGCTCAAGACGTCTATCGAGCAGCATACCGACTCCCCGATAACCGAGCAGTCCCTGCGGGAATCCATCGTTCGCTATAACGAGAACCGCCGGCTGCTCCAAAAACTCTATGCATTGCGCAAAAACACGCTTTCTCCCCTCACGGGAACCGAATCATTATTCATTACGCTTTCCTCGATGCTCATGCCGAAAGAAGATCATTCACTGCGGCTGAGAGAACTGCTCGATGCGCTCGCCTCGTCTCAGACACTCGAAAAACGACGCCCGCGAATCCTCCTTTCTGCGGCTGCCCTGGATGACGTTGAACTCATCTCGGCAATCGAAAACCTCGGTGGATTGGTCGCCGTGGATGACTCCTGCACCGGCTTCCGCTATTTTTGGCAAGAGGTCCGCGAGAATGGAGACCCCATCGAGGCGATCGCCGACCGTTACCTGCAAAAGATACCCTGCCCCCGCACGTTCGACTCGGGCGCCCGAATCGATTTCCTCATGAACAACATCGATGACTACGCGGTCGACGGCGTCATCATGTACATCCTCAGATGCTGCGACGCGCACCTTTTCCAGATGCCGGACCTGCAGCGAAAGCTGAAGGCAAAGGGTGTTCCCGTCCTTTATTTGCAGGGCGATCACTCGGCGGCGATATCCGAAGAAACAAAAAACCGCATAGCCGCTTTTCTCGAAATGCTTGGAGGATAA
- a CDS encoding 2-hydroxyacyl-CoA dehydratase, translated as MGSRMHAKKHLETTKAASALIKSYYEDQRRKQNMEGQPVAWCCVGIPKQLLQALDILAFYPEQYATVCASRDASSRFIKPAEAAGFAKELCGYARVNLGFIMEGLPEDAPMGGMPRPDFLLITSIVCDTRIKWFELMADMLGVPVYLMEVPQMPPAGRNGADGSTIATENAGIQVGREDAPHLEAYVMAQYQGLVEFLEKQTGRSLDPQKLFEIQQASRRVGKLRREINEYRKHIPTPMGAGDAFTAMFPGMYMPGTKEADAFYEQLRAEVKQRIETKTGIVDPERFRLAWSGIPFWYNMGLINYFEEKGGVVVIDTQYGSAASTINTATRQPQRWGMNGMVGSVIRAVVDYNIDGVILSYTPTCRALYINQMEIKNSLEEELGVPALLLESDMVDPSSFNEGQTITRIDAFIELVSEKAKSRNWA; from the coding sequence ATGGGCTCGCGCATGCACGCAAAGAAACATCTGGAGACCACCAAGGCGGCATCGGCCCTCATCAAGAGCTACTACGAAGACCAGCGGCGCAAGCAGAATATGGAGGGCCAACCGGTCGCATGGTGTTGCGTCGGAATCCCAAAGCAGCTTCTACAGGCCCTCGACATCCTCGCCTTTTATCCCGAGCAATATGCGACCGTGTGCGCGTCGCGCGACGCATCCTCGCGCTTCATAAAGCCCGCCGAGGCGGCGGGATTTGCAAAGGAGTTGTGCGGGTATGCCCGCGTCAACCTCGGATTCATCATGGAAGGCTTGCCCGAGGATGCGCCGATGGGGGGCATGCCGCGCCCCGATTTTCTGCTTATCACCAGCATCGTGTGCGACACCCGCATCAAGTGGTTCGAGCTGATGGCCGATATGCTCGGTGTGCCCGTCTACCTGATGGAGGTGCCGCAGATGCCTCCCGCCGGACGGAACGGCGCCGACGGCTCGACTATCGCAACCGAAAACGCCGGGATTCAGGTCGGCCGCGAAGACGCCCCGCATCTCGAGGCGTACGTGATGGCGCAATATCAGGGGCTGGTCGAATTCCTCGAGAAACAAACCGGCAGATCGCTCGACCCCCAAAAACTTTTCGAAATCCAGCAGGCATCGCGAAGAGTCGGCAAACTCAGGCGCGAGATAAACGAGTACCGCAAGCATATCCCCACGCCGATGGGCGCCGGCGACGCCTTCACCGCCATGTTCCCCGGTATGTACATGCCAGGCACGAAAGAGGCGGATGCATTCTACGAACAGCTCCGGGCTGAAGTGAAACAGCGCATCGAAACAAAGACAGGCATCGTCGATCCCGAACGGTTCCGATTGGCATGGAGCGGCATTCCCTTCTGGTACAACATGGGCCTGATCAATTATTTCGAGGAGAAAGGCGGGGTAGTCGTCATCGACACGCAGTACGGGTCCGCCGCCTCAACGATCAATACCGCCACGCGCCAGCCGCAACGATGGGGCATGAACGGCATGGTCGGCTCCGTTATTCGAGCCGTCGTCGATTACAATATCGACGGCGTCATTCTCTCCTATACGCCGACCTGCCGCGCCTTGTACATCAATCAGATGGAGATAAAGAATTCCCTCGAGGAAGAACTCGGCGTCCCTGCACTGCTCCTCGAGAGCGATATGGTCGACCCGTCCTCCTTCAACGAAGGACAGACCATAACGCGCATAGACGCTTTCATTGAACTGGTCTCCGAGAAGGCAAAATCGCGTAATTGGGCTTAA
- a CDS encoding MBOAT family protein: MLFNSLAFGGFLIIALILFWSAPRTHRVFIIIGLSYFFYMYSYPIYFFLLAILTLINFGLALEMARKPSRRKHFLALAISIDLFVLGFYKYAGFASREVLNLLSSFGIQSDVTAIEITLPLGISFFTFQMMSYVIDTYRGLPAEKSFWNFAAYISFFPQLVAGPIVRPQTLLPQIKADHKYDEDQAVRGLFLIAQGLVKKVAFADFLGGYVDKVFAAPGDFSGLATLIGIYAYAFQIYFDFSGYTDIAIGVGKLFSFEIPINFDLPYISKSPREFWRRWHISLSTWLRDYLYIPLGGNRKSSGRTYYNMMVTMLLGGIWHGANWTFLFWGAYHGLLISIQRLLEENLPAAKRWIEKPSPLVAVGSALLTFHLVSLGWVIFRAQSLGQAVEVLKNVFSGGQGVETFETPIVVMLSIAILSHIFRSRVKLEEWYVRMPAPVQAFGYSCVTILIYLFFTTEQRFIYFQF; encoded by the coding sequence ATGCTTTTCAATAGTCTCGCATTCGGCGGTTTTCTGATTATCGCCCTCATCCTCTTCTGGAGCGCACCCCGTACTCACCGCGTCTTCATCATCATCGGCTTAAGCTACTTCTTCTACATGTACTCCTACCCGATCTACTTTTTTTTGCTCGCGATCCTCACCCTGATCAATTTCGGGCTGGCCCTCGAGATGGCGAGAAAACCCAGCCGAAGAAAGCATTTCCTCGCTTTGGCTATTTCGATCGACCTGTTCGTGCTCGGGTTTTATAAGTACGCCGGCTTCGCCTCGCGCGAAGTCCTGAATCTGCTCTCGTCATTCGGAATTCAATCGGATGTAACGGCCATAGAGATAACTCTGCCGCTCGGAATCTCGTTCTTCACGTTCCAGATGATGAGCTACGTGATCGATACCTACCGCGGACTGCCGGCGGAGAAATCCTTCTGGAATTTTGCGGCATACATCTCATTCTTCCCCCAATTGGTGGCCGGCCCCATTGTCAGGCCCCAAACGCTGCTGCCGCAGATCAAGGCCGACCATAAATACGATGAGGACCAGGCCGTGCGCGGTCTCTTTCTCATTGCACAGGGGCTCGTGAAAAAAGTCGCGTTCGCCGATTTCCTGGGCGGCTACGTCGACAAGGTCTTTGCCGCGCCGGGCGATTTTTCCGGCCTCGCCACTCTGATCGGCATCTACGCCTACGCCTTCCAGATATATTTCGACTTCTCGGGCTATACCGATATCGCCATCGGCGTAGGCAAATTGTTCAGCTTCGAGATCCCGATCAATTTCGACCTTCCATACATCTCGAAATCGCCCCGCGAATTCTGGCGCCGCTGGCACATATCGCTCTCGACCTGGCTCCGTGATTATCTGTACATCCCGCTCGGCGGAAATAGAAAATCATCCGGTCGCACCTATTACAACATGATGGTGACAATGTTATTGGGTGGAATCTGGCACGGCGCGAATTGGACGTTCCTCTTCTGGGGCGCTTATCACGGATTGCTGATCTCGATCCAGCGGCTCCTCGAAGAAAATTTGCCGGCCGCCAAACGCTGGATTGAAAAGCCCTCGCCGCTCGTCGCCGTTGGAAGCGCGCTTCTCACATTCCACCTCGTGTCTCTCGGCTGGGTGATTTTCCGGGCGCAGAGTCTGGGGCAAGCGGTCGAAGTTCTGAAAAATGTCTTTTCGGGCGGGCAGGGCGTTGAGACGTTCGAAACGCCTATCGTCGTGATGCTGTCAATCGCTATCCTGAGCCATATCTTCCGCAGCAGGGTGAAGCTCGAAGAGTGGTATGTGCGCATGCCGGCGCCCGTGCAGGCCTTCGGCTATTCATGCGTAACAATACTGATTTATCTTTTCTTCACAACCGAGCAAAGGTTCATCTATTTCCAATTTTGA
- a CDS encoding ankyrin repeat domain-containing protein, translated as MSPHVPRKEGFKMMRLIATCMIFLFVTLQCSRDPDLALIQSARLGDAEAIEQYLAGGASPNVQDRKGKTALMEAASTGQTNIVRLLLSKGSDINICDRNGWTAIMHAASHGQLDIVHLLISKGASVNARTSENVTALQLAMKGNHVETAELLRMAGAKE; from the coding sequence ATGTCCCCGCACGTGCCTCGGAAGGAGGGGTTCAAGATGATGCGCTTGATAGCAACGTGTATGATTTTTCTGTTTGTCACCTTGCAGTGCAGCCGGGATCCGGATCTTGCGCTGATACAAAGTGCGAGATTAGGAGATGCCGAAGCCATTGAGCAATACCTTGCAGGGGGAGCGAGTCCGAACGTGCAGGACAGGAAAGGGAAAACGGCTCTGATGGAGGCCGCTTCAACGGGGCAGACCAACATCGTCAGATTGCTGCTGAGCAAAGGGTCGGATATCAATATTTGCGACAGGAATGGGTGGACGGCGATAATGCACGCGGCTTCCCACGGACAACTTGATATCGTTCACCTGCTGATCTCGAAGGGAGCAAGTGTGAATGCGCGAACTTCGGAAAACGTTACGGCGCTGCAATTGGCGATGAAAGGGAATCATGTGGAGACGGCGGAATTGTTGAGGATGGCGGGCGCAAAGGAGTGA
- a CDS encoding DUF2959 domain-containing protein — translation MVLGFVFGNREVSGTGRDGGFASGTGAILRPSGHKWSQSPSLRPFPIAWSAFWQNVFVSCILSEIGNRLCGVSTHWKTGEDTRVFQKTRRNTSPFLLILHITPILLLCSCATTYYRAMESVGIYKRDILVDRVEEARESQEEAGEQFQSALERFREVVDVEGGDLERKFNKLNAEYERSEAKAQEVSDRIDSVETVANDLFEEWESELEEYQNRELRRSSERLLRDTRTRYAELMKAMRRAEEKMPPVLAQLNDQVLFLKHNLNAQAIGALRGVADELEVDVEALLKELQNSIDEANEFIASMPPA, via the coding sequence ATGGTTTTGGGCTTCGTCTTCGGGAACAGAGAAGTTTCGGGGACGGGAAGGGACGGTGGTTTTGCTTCGGGGACAGGCGCCATTCTACGCCCTTCGGGCCATAAATGGAGCCAGTCCCCTTCGCTTCGGCCATTCCCCATCGCTTGGTCGGCATTCTGGCAAAATGTTTTTGTTTCGTGTATATTAAGTGAAATCGGGAACAGGTTGTGCGGCGTAAGTACACATTGGAAAACGGGGGAGGATACTCGCGTGTTCCAGAAGACGAGACGAAACACAAGCCCATTTCTCTTGATACTGCATATCACGCCGATCCTTTTGCTGTGTTCATGCGCGACGACGTACTACCGCGCGATGGAGAGCGTGGGAATTTACAAGCGCGACATTCTTGTGGATCGGGTCGAGGAAGCGCGCGAGAGCCAGGAGGAGGCGGGAGAGCAATTCCAGTCGGCGCTCGAGAGGTTTCGCGAGGTCGTTGATGTCGAGGGCGGCGATCTCGAGCGCAAATTCAACAAGTTGAATGCGGAATACGAGCGCAGCGAGGCGAAGGCGCAAGAAGTGAGCGACCGGATCGATTCGGTTGAAACAGTCGCGAACGACTTGTTCGAGGAATGGGAGAGCGAACTCGAGGAGTATCAGAACAGGGAATTGCGCCGTTCGAGCGAACGGCTTTTGCGCGATACCCGCACGCGGTACGCAGAGCTGATGAAGGCGATGAGGCGCGCCGAGGAGAAGATGCCGCCGGTGCTCGCGCAACTGAACGACCAGGTGCTTTTTCTGAAGCATAATCTGAACGCGCAGGCGATCGGAGCGCTGCGCGGTGTAGCCGACGAATTGGAAGTGGACGTCGAGGCTCTGCTGAAGGAGCTACAGAATTCAATTGACGAAGCCAACGAGTTTATAGCCTCGATGCCGCCCGCTTGA
- a CDS encoding penicillin acylase family protein gives MKKNRQRTCLCERSRFGIGPAAWFAVLTLLISAAFSAASAAADFPGVGEDAGKTVIYRDTWGVPHIYAPTVEAGAYAAGWAQAQDRPEELLKNFMRGIGESAKFAGPATVKYDLVAKLWDNYGVAERNIEHIRPAIRGINQAYVKGVNDYYAAHPEDVPAWWGDRKVDEYMVIAAARFFLYNWSIEQAFADLKRTGIEPGFPEIRHGSNQFAVAPSRSAEKAPILAIDPHLSWWGMTRFWEFRIHAGALVGSGVTLPGFPTIGNGHNEHIAWAMTTGGPDTADIYELKLNPKNPSQYLYDGEWKQMSSREIIIEVRRAEPQRFTVYDSHYGPVIAMRGGKAYAARMAYADAVQAGDSWYDLNFAKDYRGAAASAENLQYYPQNLMVADTSGNIYYQRVGRAPRRPTGYDWSRAVDGSTSATEWQGFHPSSDHVQILNPPQGYMQNCNIPPDVMMLRSPLTPDKSIPYIYSDWIYGPPNGWINQRGARALQLLAADKSVTAEEAISYILDVHPAGVEQWIAALKHAHGKFGAEFESNPDYAIGVKDLLAWDGELRRDSSAALKYYYLRKQLHHDHGEKAVELAERIAPLLAIAGKKPAWKKVEDEDLRMLLSSVAPAMASLKADFGSLDAPYGAAFRVGRDEVSWPVGGGGAEGLGTATLRNVDFGPERPDHTRWGEAGQTSTQIVVLSKPIRSWTAVPIGQSDRPESPHYRDQAEKLFSARKLKETWWRPLDLVGHIESRMVLEGAPTPAPITQ, from the coding sequence ATGAAGAAGAATCGCCAGCGAACGTGTCTGTGTGAAAGAAGCCGCTTCGGGATTGGCCCGGCGGCCTGGTTCGCCGTTCTCACTTTGCTGATAAGTGCGGCATTTTCGGCGGCGAGCGCAGCCGCTGATTTCCCCGGGGTAGGGGAAGACGCCGGAAAGACAGTGATCTATCGGGATACATGGGGCGTCCCTCATATTTATGCTCCCACGGTTGAAGCCGGCGCATATGCCGCCGGCTGGGCGCAGGCGCAGGACCGGCCCGAGGAGTTGCTGAAGAATTTCATGCGCGGCATCGGCGAGAGCGCCAAATTTGCGGGTCCGGCGACAGTCAAGTACGACCTGGTCGCGAAGCTGTGGGATAATTACGGCGTGGCCGAGCGCAATATCGAGCACATCCGCCCGGCGATTCGCGGAATCAATCAGGCGTATGTAAAGGGTGTGAACGATTATTACGCGGCCCATCCGGAGGATGTGCCCGCGTGGTGGGGCGACCGCAAGGTGGATGAATACATGGTAATCGCCGCCGCACGTTTTTTCTTGTATAACTGGTCGATTGAGCAGGCGTTCGCCGACTTGAAGCGAACGGGGATCGAGCCGGGCTTTCCCGAGATCAGGCACGGCTCGAATCAATTTGCCGTGGCCCCGAGCCGGAGCGCCGAGAAAGCGCCGATTCTTGCGATTGACCCTCATCTCTCGTGGTGGGGGATGACGCGGTTCTGGGAATTTCGGATTCATGCGGGCGCGCTGGTGGGCAGCGGCGTGACTTTGCCTGGTTTCCCCACGATCGGCAACGGCCACAACGAGCACATCGCCTGGGCGATGACGACCGGCGGACCGGATACCGCCGATATATACGAATTGAAGTTGAATCCGAAAAATCCATCGCAGTACCTGTATGACGGCGAATGGAAACAGATGTCTTCGCGCGAGATCATCATTGAGGTGCGAAGGGCGGAGCCGCAGAGATTCACGGTGTACGACTCGCATTATGGGCCGGTTATTGCCATGAGAGGCGGCAAGGCGTATGCGGCCAGGATGGCATATGCCGATGCGGTTCAGGCGGGCGACAGTTGGTATGACCTGAATTTCGCAAAGGATTACCGCGGCGCGGCCGCGTCGGCCGAGAACCTGCAATATTATCCGCAGAACCTGATGGTTGCCGACACCTCCGGCAATATCTATTATCAACGCGTGGGCCGGGCGCCACGCCGCCCTACGGGTTATGACTGGTCTCGCGCCGTAGACGGATCGACATCGGCCACAGAATGGCAGGGTTTTCACCCCTCCTCGGACCACGTGCAGATACTTAATCCGCCGCAGGGCTACATGCAGAACTGCAACATACCGCCCGACGTCATGATGCTCAGGAGCCCGCTGACGCCGGACAAGAGCATCCCGTACATTTACAGCGATTGGATTTACGGTCCGCCCAACGGCTGGATCAATCAGCGCGGCGCGCGCGCACTGCAGCTACTGGCTGCCGACAAATCGGTGACCGCCGAGGAAGCGATTTCCTATATTCTTGACGTGCATCCGGCGGGCGTGGAGCAGTGGATAGCCGCGCTGAAGCATGCCCATGGCAAATTCGGAGCTGAATTCGAATCGAATCCGGATTACGCGATTGGCGTTAAGGATCTTCTTGCATGGGACGGCGAATTGCGGCGCGACTCGTCGGCTGCGCTGAAATATTATTATCTGCGGAAACAACTCCATCATGATCATGGAGAAAAAGCCGTGGAACTGGCGGAGCGTATCGCGCCTCTGCTCGCGATCGCGGGGAAAAAGCCCGCCTGGAAAAAAGTGGAGGATGAGGATCTGAGAATGCTGTTGTCGTCGGTAGCGCCCGCGATGGCCTCGCTCAAAGCGGATTTCGGTTCGCTCGATGCTCCTTACGGAGCGGCCTTTCGCGTCGGGCGCGACGAGGTATCCTGGCCCGTGGGCGGCGGGGGAGCTGAAGGACTGGGGACGGCCACCCTGCGCAATGTCGATTTCGGGCCTGAAAGGCCGGATCACACCCGCTGGGGTGAAGCGGGTCAGACATCGACGCAGATCGTCGTGCTGTCGAAGCCAATCCGCAGTTGGACCGCAGTTCCCATCGGACAGAGCGATCGGCCCGAGTCGCCGCACTACCGTGACCAGGCCGAGAAACTCTTCAGCGCGCGCAAGCTGAAGGAGACATGGTGGAGACCGCTTGATCTTGTTGGCCATATAGAATCGCGGATGGTCCTGGAAGGAGCGCCGACGCCGGCCCCGATAACGCAGTAA
- a CDS encoding phosphotransferase family protein: MPREFNPCKLQKIPDSTMASAPNWKLESYLAQKLGCADLKIIREWRNTEGWSMETFSLGLSYRKNGKSVEQDIILRREPAAGLLEPYDASIEFRVLDALQHSGIALARTYWYEPDPSVFERPFYVMEKVEGDVHFLTRENDPDYRLIPDDRERASLAADFIENLVRIHTCDWRAAGLDFLGDPGPGRGSALSQVEYWEQVIERAGYRRKPIVSLAVNWLKHNAPHNECVRLVHGDYRTGNYIHRNGRIRAVLDWEMVHLGDPHEDLVYVLGGLWRSPAPTNWVSHLMPEDEFLDKYQEKSGIHVDRQKLDYYQILNDLKAVGITSTAAHAFATGKNLDLRPGVFAFLIDMFYYSLAKYLGKQLRVSQ; this comes from the coding sequence ATGCCACGAGAGTTCAATCCTTGTAAGCTTCAAAAAATACCGGATTCAACGATGGCTTCAGCCCCCAATTGGAAACTCGAATCTTACCTGGCCCAAAAGCTCGGCTGCGCCGACCTGAAAATCATTCGGGAGTGGAGAAACACCGAAGGCTGGTCGATGGAGACTTTCAGTCTCGGACTCTCATACAGAAAGAACGGAAAGTCAGTCGAGCAGGATATCATTCTCCGCCGGGAACCGGCGGCCGGGCTGCTTGAACCGTATGACGCTTCCATCGAATTCCGCGTTCTTGACGCACTGCAGCATAGCGGAATCGCCCTGGCAAGAACCTATTGGTATGAACCCGATCCTTCAGTCTTCGAGCGCCCGTTTTACGTCATGGAAAAAGTCGAGGGCGACGTCCATTTCCTCACCCGGGAGAACGACCCCGACTACCGCCTTATTCCCGATGACCGCGAACGAGCCAGCCTCGCCGCAGACTTCATCGAGAACCTCGTCCGAATCCATACCTGCGACTGGCGCGCCGCGGGACTGGATTTCCTGGGCGACCCCGGACCCGGCCGCGGCTCGGCTCTCAGCCAGGTCGAATACTGGGAACAGGTGATCGAACGCGCCGGATACAGGCGGAAACCGATAGTCAGTTTGGCAGTCAACTGGCTCAAGCACAACGCGCCGCACAACGAATGCGTGCGCCTCGTGCATGGAGACTATCGCACCGGCAATTACATCCACCGGAATGGGCGCATCCGGGCCGTTCTCGATTGGGAAATGGTTCATCTCGGCGACCCGCACGAGGACCTGGTATATGTGCTCGGGGGCCTGTGGCGGTCGCCCGCCCCGACAAATTGGGTGAGCCATTTGATGCCGGAAGACGAATTCCTCGATAAATACCAGGAAAAATCGGGAATCCACGTGGACCGGCAAAAGCTTGATTACTATCAGATACTGAATGATTTGAAGGCGGTCGGGATCACCTCGACCGCGGCGCACGCATTCGCAACCGGCAAGAACCTCGATCTGCGTCCCGGCGTCTTCGCCTTCCTGATCGACATGTTCTACTACTCCCTTGCCAAATATCTCGGTAAACAACTGCGGGTTTCCCAATGA
- a CDS encoding MerR family transcriptional regulator — protein MKVNEQARQLLRASKLSELAGVPIPTIKHYVNEGLIPQPMKTGKTMAYYDPACVDRIKLIKRLQKEQFLPLDVIKRVLDSGAAYEEELQVGQAILKSHKAASLSKMVPEQSIERRSHYPMRKVRLLEKEGLIMPSKKDGSRFYDAADLKVIEIMKRREELGVPFDHSIETLRLYKEAIRGAVGRDIRLFAKNLLGGFPSEQTVSFLTEVDDSLDSFIILIRQKLLRRLGGEAISQMNELSKKLAMLSFTLPGAYLPEDEPEEFIPRLLYFFCSGRQASVAEFVESLPETDASKYAAAAVIAHVLRKDFTAALSLVSRQFPKPDGRVLNDAAAALAYMVSVGETSGFTGPSNLVRKALAHLREIERARMKNNVADLIGGYICGAIYVLLPDMFDTLERGIDMLERVKRRLRDRRMQIGRIPPWLEETVQFEIIPAMTIRVNRFLAEAYLRRGDCERAEQCLAAIIEIAEPCDEHSQWARIKKIEIRNMPVH, from the coding sequence ATGAAAGTGAATGAGCAAGCGAGGCAGTTGCTGCGGGCGAGCAAACTGTCGGAACTGGCCGGAGTCCCGATTCCAACCATCAAGCATTACGTTAACGAGGGGCTCATTCCGCAGCCGATGAAGACCGGCAAAACGATGGCGTATTACGATCCCGCTTGTGTTGATCGGATCAAGCTGATCAAGCGCCTGCAGAAGGAGCAGTTTCTGCCGCTGGACGTCATCAAGCGCGTTCTGGATTCCGGCGCCGCATACGAAGAAGAACTGCAGGTGGGGCAGGCGATACTGAAATCACACAAAGCGGCGTCTCTGAGCAAAATGGTGCCCGAGCAGTCGATCGAACGGCGCTCGCATTATCCGATGCGGAAGGTGCGGCTGCTGGAGAAGGAGGGACTGATCATGCCGTCGAAAAAGGACGGCAGTCGATTTTATGACGCGGCGGATTTGAAGGTTATCGAGATCATGAAGCGGCGCGAGGAACTCGGTGTGCCCTTCGACCATTCCATCGAGACGCTGAGATTGTACAAGGAGGCGATCAGGGGGGCGGTGGGGCGTGATATCAGGTTGTTCGCGAAGAACTTGCTGGGCGGCTTCCCGAGCGAGCAGACGGTGAGTTTCCTCACGGAAGTTGATGATTCGCTCGATTCGTTTATCATTCTGATCAGGCAGAAATTGCTTCGCAGATTGGGCGGCGAGGCGATCAGCCAGATGAATGAGTTGTCGAAGAAGCTTGCGATGCTGTCGTTCACGCTTCCGGGCGCATATCTACCGGAAGACGAACCTGAAGAATTCATCCCGAGGCTTCTCTATTTTTTCTGTTCGGGCAGGCAGGCTTCAGTCGCTGAGTTCGTGGAGAGCCTACCTGAGACAGATGCGTCGAAGTATGCGGCTGCGGCGGTTATCGCGCATGTTTTGCGGAAGGATTTCACGGCGGCGCTCTCTCTGGTCAGCCGACAATTTCCGAAGCCGGACGGGCGCGTACTGAATGATGCGGCGGCGGCGCTGGCGTATATGGTTTCGGTGGGTGAGACGTCCGGTTTTACCGGCCCGAGCAACCTGGTGCGGAAGGCGCTGGCGCATCTGAGGGAGATCGAGCGGGCGCGGATGAAAAATAATGTTGCAGATTTGATCGGCGGCTACATCTGCGGTGCGATTTACGTTTTGCTTCCCGACATGTTTGACACCCTTGAGAGGGGCATCGACATGCTCGAGCGGGTCAAGCGGCGCCTGCGCGACAGGCGGATGCAAATCGGACGGATTCCCCCCTGGCTGGAGGAGACGGTTCAATTTGAAATTATTCCCGCCATGACAATTCGGGTGAACCGGTTCCTGGCCGAAGCATATTTACGGCGCGGTGATTGCGAACGAGCGGAACAGTGCCTGGCGGCGATAATAGAGATTGCGGAGCCGTGCGACGAGCATTCGCAGTGGGCGCGGATAAAGAAAATCGAAATCAGGAATATGCCGGTTCATTGA